A genomic stretch from Limnobacter thiooxidans includes:
- a CDS encoding oxygenase MpaB family protein produces MRLKIRFSLGTSTAQQCATMTPGELTSPSRLRVFAHTQINTPWWVQKLLGRAFAPTAAEYSQLQSGLFEGDPVMDAYVQARLAESPGKSDWREFHQAFNAPDPQTLEGSDALHHLLRQATALPAWVDTTLINEGVDFIHSTGRTATDVLRDMALMGGYLMVAFNKTLILTGELEKGAAPRLAGTAQWWLKVVSHQANLPGNPGLHATLRVRWVHALVRHQLKNNEQWDSQQWGLPINQVDMAATYLGFSAVMLLGLRKCGIVVTPRNSLAVMQLWKLIGWQMGVKEEWLVDTEQQALVRLRQFLFTHSPPDESTHRLAAALAGEPLSRTYPRLETIRQRFAYLKHLSSSWYLLGPGLFRKLGLHSPTGPLLALLYVPAQAVVHLALRSTGPSAQLQIRWGRQAQELAVAELQQKTFPERKPTISTNAN; encoded by the coding sequence ATGCGACTGAAAATTCGCTTTAGTCTGGGTACTTCTACAGCTCAACAATGTGCGACCATGACCCCAGGCGAACTCACCTCCCCATCCAGGCTTCGTGTATTCGCGCACACTCAAATCAACACGCCCTGGTGGGTACAAAAATTATTGGGGCGCGCCTTCGCACCCACCGCGGCCGAATACAGCCAACTGCAATCGGGTTTGTTTGAAGGCGACCCGGTTATGGACGCATATGTGCAGGCCCGCCTGGCCGAATCACCGGGCAAATCTGACTGGCGGGAATTTCACCAAGCTTTTAACGCCCCCGATCCACAGACCCTTGAAGGCAGCGATGCCTTGCACCACCTGTTGCGACAGGCTACAGCGCTTCCAGCCTGGGTCGACACCACCTTGATTAACGAAGGGGTGGATTTCATCCACAGCACCGGCCGCACAGCCACGGATGTACTGCGCGACATGGCCCTGATGGGCGGCTACCTCATGGTGGCCTTCAACAAAACCTTGATCCTGACCGGCGAACTGGAAAAAGGTGCAGCACCCAGGCTGGCAGGTACCGCGCAGTGGTGGCTCAAGGTGGTCAGCCACCAGGCCAACCTGCCGGGCAATCCGGGCCTTCACGCCACATTGCGGGTGCGTTGGGTACACGCGCTGGTGCGTCATCAATTGAAAAACAATGAGCAGTGGGATTCACAACAGTGGGGCTTGCCGATCAACCAGGTTGACATGGCCGCCACTTACCTGGGCTTCAGCGCAGTCATGCTGTTGGGTTTAAGAAAATGCGGCATTGTGGTCACCCCGCGCAATTCGCTGGCCGTGATGCAATTGTGGAAACTGATTGGCTGGCAGATGGGGGTCAAGGAAGAATGGTTGGTTGACACAGAACAACAGGCACTGGTCAGGCTTCGGCAGTTCCTGTTTACGCATTCTCCACCCGATGAATCCACCCACAGGCTGGCCGCTGCACTGGCTGGTGAACCATTAAGTCGAACCTATCCTCGCCTTGAAACCATTCGCCAGCGGTTCGCTTACCTGAAACACCTCAGCTCGTCGTGGTACCTGCTCGGGCCCGGCTTGTTCAGAAAACTTGGTCTGCATTCACCCACGGGTCCTTTGCTTGCCTTACTTTACGTGCCAGCTCAAGCGGTAGTTCACCTTGCACTGCGCAGCACCGGGCCATCGGCACAGCTTCAAATTCGCTGGGGTCGGCAAGCACAAGAACTTGCCGTGGCAGAGCTTCAACAAAAAACATTTCCAGAAAGAAAACCAACAATTTCCACCAATGCGAATTGA
- a CDS encoding acyl-CoA dehydrogenase family protein, protein MKTAKELHTTASIGETHRVHNVASELHSYNLFTTDAALLEGVKREGGEWGLGEISAFGDKCGKPEYLELGFLANKYTPELDTHDRFGNRVDAVRYHGAYHELMKSALEEGLHSQPWTNPREGAHVVRGAKAFIQSQVEAGHGCPVTMTFASIPSFRLQPEVAAIFESKILNRGYDPRNVPFDEKLSLTVGMGMTEKQGGSDVRANSTQATPVNQPGAGQMYSLVGHKWFLSAPMCDVFLILAQTDAGVSCFAVPRWLPDGTKNALNVIRLKDKMGNKSNASSEVEFRGAQGWLIGEEGRGVPTIIEMVSLTRFDCMGASAGLMRAGLANAIHHCKQRGAFGAKLIDQPLMQNVLADLQLEYEGAMAFSMRMARALDLKDTDEHEANLARLATAVGKYWICKRAPQHSYEIMECIGGSGVMENSIYPRLFRESVINPIWEGSGNVQCLDVLRAIGKTPAVLMAFNAELNKARGGNSILDTYLDALNKQFMQLNPTDMHGLQYSARTMVDQMALAFEASLLVRHAPSEVSEAFCSSRLATQGIHNYGALPKGMAVKTIIERADPGIEKM, encoded by the coding sequence TGGGGCTTGGGTGAAATTTCTGCATTTGGCGACAAATGCGGCAAACCCGAATACCTCGAGCTTGGCTTTTTGGCCAACAAATACACACCGGAACTGGACACACACGATCGGTTCGGCAACCGGGTGGATGCAGTGCGCTATCACGGTGCCTACCATGAACTGATGAAATCGGCCCTGGAAGAAGGTTTGCACAGCCAGCCCTGGACCAACCCGCGGGAAGGTGCCCATGTGGTGCGTGGCGCCAAGGCTTTCATTCAAAGCCAGGTGGAAGCAGGCCACGGTTGCCCGGTGACCATGACCTTTGCGTCCATCCCCAGTTTCCGCTTGCAGCCCGAAGTGGCTGCAATTTTTGAATCGAAAATCCTGAATCGCGGTTACGACCCGCGCAATGTACCCTTTGATGAAAAACTGTCATTGACCGTGGGCATGGGCATGACGGAAAAACAGGGTGGGTCTGACGTGCGCGCCAACAGCACGCAGGCCACCCCGGTGAACCAACCCGGCGCGGGACAAATGTATTCACTGGTGGGTCACAAGTGGTTTCTTTCTGCCCCAATGTGCGATGTGTTTTTGATTCTGGCCCAGACAGATGCTGGCGTGTCGTGCTTTGCTGTACCCCGCTGGTTACCCGATGGCACCAAGAATGCATTGAACGTGATTCGCCTGAAAGACAAGATGGGCAACAAATCCAATGCATCGAGCGAAGTGGAATTTCGCGGCGCGCAGGGCTGGCTGATTGGCGAGGAAGGCCGTGGCGTGCCCACCATCATTGAAATGGTCAGCTTGACACGCTTCGATTGCATGGGTGCGTCAGCAGGCCTGATGCGCGCGGGCCTTGCAAATGCCATTCACCATTGCAAACAGCGGGGTGCTTTCGGTGCCAAGCTGATTGATCAACCGCTGATGCAGAATGTATTGGCCGACCTGCAACTGGAATATGAAGGCGCCATGGCCTTTTCCATGCGTATGGCCCGTGCACTTGATCTGAAAGACACGGATGAACACGAAGCCAACCTGGCGCGACTAGCCACAGCAGTGGGCAAGTACTGGATCTGCAAGCGTGCGCCCCAACACAGCTATGAAATCATGGAATGTATTGGTGGCAGTGGCGTCATGGAGAACTCGATTTACCCGCGCCTGTTCCGTGAAAGCGTCATCAACCCGATTTGGGAAGGCAGTGGCAATGTGCAGTGCCTCGATGTGCTGCGCGCGATTGGCAAAACGCCCGCCGTGCTCATGGCTTTCAATGCGGAACTGAACAAGGCGCGGGGCGGCAATTCGATTCTTGATACATACCTAGATGCACTGAACAAACAATTCATGCAATTGAACCCAACCGACATGCATGGCCTGCAGTACAGCGCACGCACCATGGTCGATCAAATGGCATTGGCGTTTGAGGCTTCTCTGCTGGTGCGTCATGCCCCTTCAGAGGTCAGCGAGGCATTTTGCTCCAGTCGCCTTGCAACACAAGGCATACACAACTATGGCGCCTTGCCCAAAGGCATGGCTGTGAAAACGATTATTGAGCGGGCAGACCCCGGAATTGAAAAAATGTAA